The Streptomyces sp. HUAS CB01 genome has a segment encoding these proteins:
- a CDS encoding Fur family transcriptional regulator: MVSTDWKSDLRQRGYRLTPQRQLVLEAVDTLEHATPDDILVEVRRTASGVNISTVYRTLELLEELGLVSHAHLGHGAPTYHLADRHHHLHLVCRDCADVIEADVDVAAGFTAELREKFGFTTDMKHFAIFGQCRKCAGKAAGGQT; encoded by the coding sequence GTGGTGAGCACCGACTGGAAGAGCGATCTGCGGCAGCGCGGTTACCGGCTGACCCCGCAGCGCCAGCTCGTCCTCGAAGCCGTCGACACGCTGGAGCACGCGACGCCCGACGACATCCTCGTCGAGGTGCGCAGGACCGCGTCCGGGGTGAACATCTCGACGGTCTACCGGACCCTGGAGCTGCTGGAGGAGCTGGGCCTGGTCTCGCACGCCCATCTCGGGCACGGCGCCCCCACCTACCACCTGGCCGACCGGCACCACCACCTCCATCTGGTCTGCCGCGACTGCGCGGACGTGATCGAGGCGGACGTCGACGTGGCCGCCGGTTTCACCGCCGAGCTCCGCGAGAAGTTCGGCTTCACCACCGACATGAAGCACTTCGCGATCTTCGGCCAGTGCCGGAAGTGCGCGGGGAAGGCCGCCGGCGGCCAGACGTAG